The Actinomadura graeca nucleotide sequence GATCTCCGGATGGGGCTGGCAGGACGGCCTCAGGCCCGGGCCGGACGCCCCGGTGTGGCCGATGAGCGCGTTCCGCGACAAGTTCCTCGCCGCGTTCGGATCATGAAACCGTGCAGGCGGCCCAGGCCGCGGCAGGTCCCCCCGTGGCGCTGCGCGTCCGGCGCCGCGTCGGGCACGCTGTCCGGCGCCGCGTCGGGCACCGTATCGGGCGCCGCGTCGGGCGTCCCGCCGTCCCGGGTCAGGAGAGGGTACGGGCCTCGGTGGGGGTACGTCCGAAACGCGCGCGGAAGTGCCGGGCGAAGTGGGCCTGGCTGGAGAATCCCCACCGGTAGGCGATGTCGGCGATGGTGGTTCCGGAGGCACCCGGGGCGCTGAGGTCGTCGTGGGCGCGCTGGAGGCGGCGTTCCAGGATGTGCCTGGCCGGGGTGGTGCCCGCGGACTCGAAGATCCGCCCGAGGTGCCGGACGGACACCCCCATCACCCCCGCGACCTGGCCGGGGGTGAGGCAGGCGTCGTGCAGATGCCGCTCGATGTAGTCCTTCGCGATGATCAGCTGGGTCTGGTAGGCGGCGGGGGCGGGCCGCCCGCCGGACCGGCCCTCGGCCAGCAGCCTGATCAGGTCCAGGACGGTGCCGCGCGCGCCGGAGCCGGGGTTCTCCAGGACGGCGCGCAGCGCCACGATCAGCTCGCCCTCCCGGGCCGTGCCGCGGCCGAAGAGCATGGGGGCGGGGACGCCGCCCGCCATGCACTCCTCGACGAACCGGTCGCGGGGGATGTCGACGAGGAACTGCCGCATGGTCGAGGAGAACCCGAACAGGTACGGCCGCCGCGTGTCGTACACCACGAGGTCCCCGGCGGTCGCGGCGAGGCAGCCGTTCTCGTGCAGGAAGACCGCCTCGCCCTTGACCAGCAGGGTCGCGAACACCGAGTCCTTCGGCGCGGACTTGGCGACCTGCGGGGTCCGCTCGACGGCGTGCGCGTTGCCGCTGATCTCG carries:
- a CDS encoding helix-turn-helix domain-containing protein; its protein translation is MPAPALMTSHATTEDIDPRERIEFWEEYNRRALVGLSCTSYSERGLLARQANFQLDDVRLAEISGNAHAVERTPQVAKSAPKDSVFATLLVKGEAVFLHENGCLAATAGDLVVYDTRRPYLFGFSSTMRQFLVDIPRDRFVEECMAGGVPAPMLFGRGTAREGELIVALRAVLENPGSGARGTVLDLIRLLAEGRSGGRPAPAAYQTQLIIAKDYIERHLHDACLTPGQVAGVMGVSVRHLGRIFESAGTTPARHILERRLQRAHDDLSAPGASGTTIADIAYRWGFSSQAHFARHFRARFGRTPTEARTLS